In the Drosophila biarmipes strain raj3 chromosome X, RU_DBia_V1.1, whole genome shotgun sequence genome, one interval contains:
- the LOC108033142 gene encoding mitochondrial inner membrane protease subunit 1, which produces MKILSRLGRLMRYTVAYAAITHCTFEYIGDFVLCKGPSMEPTLHSDNVLLTERLSKHWRTYQPGDIIIAVSPINAGQYICKRIVAVSGDQVLTQKPIPIEAEYSGSQDGAAGKKKPVMTKDYVPRGYVWIEGDNKGNSSDSRYYGPIPVGLIRSRVLCRIWPISEATGL; this is translated from the exons ATGAAGATCCTCTCCCGCCTGGGCCGCCTCATGCGGTACACCGTGGCCTATGCGGCCATCACACACTGCACCTTTGAGTACATCGGCGACTTTGTCCTG TGCAAAGGACCCTCCATGGAGCCCACCCTCCACTCGGACAACGTGCTGCTCACCGAGCGCCTGTCGAAACACTGGCGAACCTACCAGCCCGGCGACATAATCATCGCCGTGTCGCCCATCAACGCCGGCCAGTACATCTGCAAACGGATTGTGGCCGTGTCCGGTGACCAGGTGCTCACCCAGAAGCCCATCCCCATCGAGGCGGAATACAGCGGGAGTCAGGATGGCGCCGCCGGCAAGAAGAAGCCCGTGATGACCAAGGACTATGTGCCGCGCGGTTACGTTTGGATCGAGGGCGACAACAAGGGCAACAGCTCGGACTCGCGGTACTACGGACCCATACCGGTGGGTCTAATCCGGAGTCGCGTGCTCTGTCGCATCTGGCCCATATCCGAGGCCACCGGGCTTTAG